A part of Burkholderiales bacterium genomic DNA contains:
- the dnaJ gene encoding molecular chaperone DnaJ, protein MAKRDYYEVLGVTRDASEEDIKKAYRKLAMKYHPDRNPNNPKAEEQFKEAKEAYEVLSDASRRALYDQYGHAGVDPSAGMGAGAAGAGFGSFADAFGDIFSDIFGGRTRSNVYRGADLRYNLEITLEEAARGTETRIRVPSMEECATCGGSGAKPGTHPVTCPTCGGHGQVRMTQGFFSIAQTCPKCHGAGKVIQQPCPTCAGAGRVKHHKTLSVKIPAGVDEGDRIRLSGEGEAGINGGPSGDLYVVIHIKPHEVFTREGNDLHCEMPISFAKAALGGEIEIPTLDGSAKIRIPPETQTGKVFRLRGKGIKGVRNQTHGDLLVHVVVETPVNLTARQKELLLELEEISQRDTSRHNPRAKSWMDKVRQFFES, encoded by the coding sequence ATGGCGAAGCGCGACTATTACGAAGTACTCGGCGTCACTCGCGACGCTTCCGAAGAGGACATCAAGAAGGCCTACCGGAAGCTGGCGATGAAGTATCACCCGGACCGCAATCCGAACAACCCGAAGGCCGAAGAACAGTTCAAGGAAGCGAAGGAAGCGTACGAAGTCCTCTCGGACGCGAGCAGGCGGGCGCTGTACGACCAGTACGGTCACGCGGGAGTGGATCCTTCGGCAGGCATGGGCGCGGGAGCGGCCGGCGCCGGTTTCGGTTCGTTCGCCGACGCCTTCGGAGACATCTTCAGCGATATCTTCGGCGGCCGCACGCGCTCCAATGTCTATCGGGGCGCGGATCTTCGCTACAACCTCGAGATCACGCTGGAGGAGGCGGCGCGCGGCACCGAAACGCGCATCCGCGTACCCTCCATGGAAGAGTGCGCGACTTGCGGGGGATCCGGCGCGAAACCCGGCACCCATCCGGTCACCTGCCCCACCTGCGGCGGTCACGGACAGGTGCGCATGACCCAGGGCTTCTTCTCGATTGCGCAAACCTGCCCGAAGTGCCACGGCGCAGGCAAGGTCATCCAGCAGCCGTGTCCGACTTGTGCGGGCGCCGGACGGGTCAAGCATCACAAGACGCTGTCGGTGAAGATCCCGGCCGGGGTGGATGAAGGGGACCGCATCCGTCTGAGCGGCGAGGGCGAAGCCGGCATCAATGGCGGACCCAGCGGCGACCTCTATGTCGTGATCCACATCAAGCCGCACGAAGTCTTCACGCGCGAGGGCAACGACTTGCACTGCGAGATGCCGATCAGCTTTGCAAAGGCGGCGCTGGGCGGCGAGATCGAAATTCCGACGCTGGACGGTTCGGCCAAGATCCGGATTCCGCCGGAGACCCAGACCGGCAAGGTGTTTCGCCTGCGCGGCAAAGGCATCAAGGGCGTGCGCAACCAGACCCACGGCGACCTGCTGGTGCACGTGGTGGTGGAGACGCCCGTCAATCTTACGGCGCGTCAGAAGGAGCTGCTGCTCGAACTGGAGGAAATCAGCCAGCGCGACACCTCCCGTCACAATCCGCGCGCGAAGTCGTGGATGGATAAGGTGCGGCAGTTCTTCGAGTCGTAG
- the cysS gene encoding cysteine--tRNA ligase, whose translation MLKLYNTLTRRKQEFVPIEAGKARMYVCGMTVYDYCHLGHARVMVVFDVIARWLEASGFEVTYVRNITDIDDKIIKRAAENREPIENLTARFTQAMQEDAAALGVRKPHYEPRATDNVPQMLALIDALMKKGLAYRAPNGDVYYSVRDFPEYGKLSGKTLDELRAGERVEVDPNKRDPLDFVLWKAAKPGEPSWDSPWGRGRPGWHIECSAMSERYLGSHFDIHGGGQDLQFPHHENEIAQSEGAHGHPFVNYWLHNGFVRVDNEKMSKSLGNFFTVREVLAKYDAEVVRFFIVRAHYRSPLNYSDQHLEDARQALTRLYTALKGFGGEVAVDWSNPFAIRFREAMDDDFNTPEAVAVLFDLAGELNRTRAPEAARLLRGLSGILGLLRRPAEDFLRGELPAGWTAQRIEALIAERAAAKKAKNFTEADRIRAELAAAGVVLEDGPQGTTWRRR comes from the coding sequence ATGCTCAAGCTCTATAACACGTTGACCCGCCGAAAGCAGGAGTTTGTGCCGATCGAGGCCGGCAAGGCCCGCATGTACGTCTGCGGCATGACCGTCTACGACTACTGCCACCTGGGCCACGCGCGCGTCATGGTGGTCTTCGACGTGATCGCGCGCTGGCTCGAAGCGAGCGGCTTCGAGGTCACCTACGTGCGCAACATTACCGATATCGACGACAAGATCATCAAGCGTGCGGCCGAGAATCGCGAGCCGATCGAGAATCTGACCGCGCGCTTCACGCAGGCGATGCAGGAAGATGCGGCAGCGCTGGGCGTGCGCAAACCTCACTACGAGCCGCGCGCCACCGACAATGTGCCGCAAATGCTGGCGCTGATCGACGCGCTGATGAAGAAAGGTCTCGCTTACCGGGCTCCCAACGGCGACGTCTATTACTCGGTCCGCGACTTTCCGGAGTATGGCAAGTTGTCCGGCAAGACCCTGGACGAGCTGCGCGCCGGCGAGCGGGTGGAAGTGGACCCCAACAAGCGTGACCCGCTCGACTTCGTCCTGTGGAAGGCGGCCAAACCGGGCGAGCCGAGCTGGGATTCCCCGTGGGGCCGGGGCCGGCCCGGCTGGCACATCGAGTGCTCGGCGATGAGCGAGCGCTACCTCGGGAGCCATTTCGACATTCACGGAGGCGGGCAGGATCTGCAGTTCCCGCACCACGAGAACGAGATCGCGCAGTCAGAAGGCGCGCACGGGCACCCTTTCGTCAATTACTGGCTGCACAACGGCTTCGTGCGCGTGGACAACGAAAAGATGTCCAAGTCGCTGGGCAACTTTTTCACCGTTCGCGAGGTGCTGGCCAAGTACGACGCCGAGGTGGTGCGCTTCTTCATCGTGCGCGCGCATTACCGCAGCCCGCTCAACTATTCTGACCAGCATCTGGAAGACGCAAGGCAGGCGTTGACCAGGCTCTACACGGCGCTCAAGGGATTCGGGGGCGAAGTCGCGGTCGACTGGTCGAATCCGTTCGCGATCCGCTTCAGGGAGGCGATGGACGACGATTTCAACACGCCCGAGGCGGTGGCGGTGCTGTTCGATCTGGCCGGAGAGCTCAATCGCACGCGCGCGCCCGAGGCGGCGCGATTGCTGCGCGGACTATCCGGGATTCTCGGACTGTTGCGCCGGCCCGCCGAAGATTTCCTGCGCGGCGAGCTGCCGGCGGGGTGGACGGCGCAGAGGATAGAGGCGCTGATCGCCGAGCGCGCGGCGGCGAAGAAGGCGAAGAACTTCACCGAGGCCGACCGCATTCGGGCCGAGTTGGCCGCGGCCGGAGTCGTGCTCGAAGACGGTCCACAGGGCACCACCTGGCGCCGCCGGTAG
- the hemH gene encoding ferrochelatase encodes MFSQFHPEPKHQHGALPKAGILLVNLGTPQAPTPAALKRYLKEFLWDPRVVEIPRVFWWPILHGLVLRRRPRESARKYAKIWTSEGSPLKVHTEKQATLLRGYLGERIKTPHAVQWAMRYGEPSIPAVLKSLRELGCDRILVVPLYPQYSASTTGSVFVAVAQFLAATRNMPALRFVKHFHDHPAYIAALARQVNDYWVTHGRPDKLVLSFHGVPRFTLDRGDPYHCECQKTARLLAEELGLKPDAWVLSFQSRFGRARWLEPYTIDVVRELGRRKTGRVDVFCPGFVSDCLETLEEIGIENKTAFLSAGGAQFHLIPCLNERHEWIQALARIVAENLSGWASTEFDSAAAKRAAELARSRALSLGAKS; translated from the coding sequence ATGTTTTCGCAGTTTCACCCGGAACCGAAGCACCAGCACGGCGCGCTGCCCAAGGCCGGCATCCTGCTCGTCAACCTCGGCACGCCGCAGGCACCCACGCCCGCCGCGTTGAAGCGCTACCTGAAGGAGTTCCTGTGGGACCCGCGCGTGGTGGAAATTCCGCGCGTGTTCTGGTGGCCGATCCTGCATGGATTGGTCTTGCGCAGGCGCCCGCGAGAGTCGGCCCGCAAGTACGCGAAGATCTGGACTTCCGAAGGCTCGCCGCTGAAGGTCCACACGGAAAAGCAGGCGACGCTCCTGCGCGGCTACCTCGGGGAACGGATCAAGACGCCGCACGCGGTCCAGTGGGCGATGCGCTACGGGGAACCCTCGATCCCGGCCGTCCTGAAGAGCCTGCGTGAACTAGGCTGTGACCGCATCCTGGTGGTGCCGCTCTATCCTCAATATTCCGCCAGCACCACGGGCAGCGTATTCGTCGCCGTGGCACAGTTTCTGGCCGCCACGCGGAACATGCCGGCATTGCGCTTCGTCAAGCACTTTCACGATCACCCGGCCTACATTGCAGCGCTCGCCAGGCAGGTGAACGACTACTGGGTAACGCACGGCCGTCCGGACAAGCTGGTTCTGTCCTTTCACGGCGTGCCGCGTTTCACGCTGGATCGAGGTGATCCGTATCACTGCGAGTGCCAGAAGACCGCCCGCCTGCTGGCCGAAGAGCTGGGGCTGAAGCCGGATGCGTGGGTGCTGAGCTTCCAGTCGCGCTTCGGACGGGCGCGCTGGCTGGAGCCCTATACGATCGATGTGGTGCGAGAACTCGGGAGGCGCAAGACCGGGCGCGTCGACGTCTTCTGCCCAGGCTTCGTGTCTGATTGCCTCGAGACCCTGGAAGAAATCGGCATCGAGAACAAGACCGCCTTCCTCAGCGCGGGCGGCGCGCAGTTCCACCTCATCCCCTGTCTGAACGAGCGTCATGAGTGGATCCAGGCACTGGCCCGCATCGTGGCGGAGAATCTGTCCGGCTGGGCATCGACCGAGTTTGACTCCGCTGCAGCAAAGCGCGCAGCCGAACTGGCGCGCAGCCGAGCACTGTCGCTTGGCGCCAAGAGCTGA
- the grpE gene encoding nucleotide exchange factor GrpE, translating to MQDQEQQAVIQPAAPAAPEPREAASEAQVAEAMPSLEQLLKQAELAAQEHHDAWLRAKAEADNIRKRAQTEVANAQKYAIEAFAAQLLAVRDSLEAALAVQNATIESLKAGVELTLKQLNSAFERFNLKEINPLGEKLDPHKHQAMNVIEADAPANTVVAVLQKGYQLHDRVIRPALVTVAKGKDA from the coding sequence ATGCAGGACCAGGAACAACAAGCGGTGATCCAGCCGGCCGCACCCGCCGCTCCGGAGCCGCGCGAAGCCGCCAGTGAGGCGCAAGTCGCGGAGGCGATGCCGAGCCTGGAACAGCTGCTCAAGCAGGCCGAGCTCGCGGCCCAGGAACACCACGACGCCTGGCTGCGCGCCAAGGCGGAAGCCGACAACATCCGCAAACGGGCGCAGACCGAAGTGGCCAACGCCCAGAAGTACGCGATCGAGGCATTCGCGGCGCAACTGCTCGCGGTGCGCGACAGCCTGGAAGCGGCACTTGCGGTCCAGAATGCCACGATCGAGTCACTGAAAGCCGGCGTGGAGTTGACGCTGAAACAGCTCAACTCGGCATTCGAGCGTTTCAATCTCAAGGAAATCAACCCCTTGGGCGAGAAGCTGGACCCTCACAAGCACCAGGCGATGAACGTCATCGAGGCGGATGCGCCAGCCAATACGGTCGTGGCCGTGCTCCAGAAGGGCTATCAACTCCATGATCGCGTGATCCGCCCGGCCTTGGTGACCGTGGCCAAAGGCAAGGACGCTTGA
- the dnaK gene encoding molecular chaperone DnaK has protein sequence MARIIGIDLGTTNSCVAVMENGQPKVIENSEGARTTPSIVAYMEDGEVLVGAPAKRQAVTNAKNTLYAVKRLIGRRFNDKEVQKAIKHVPYKIVEAPNGDAWIEVRGKKMAPPEVSAQVLIKMKKTAEDYLGEPVTEAVITVPAYFNDSQRQATKDAGRIAGLEVKRIINEPTAAALAFGMDKKKGNRKIAVYDLGGGTFDISIIEIAEVEGEHQFEVLSTNGDTFLGGEDFDQRLIDYLADEFKKEQGIDLRNDVLALQRLKEAAEKAKIELSSSQQTEVNLPYITADASGPKHLAVKITRAKFESLVEDLIQKTIEPCRVAIKDAGVKTSDIDDVILVGGQTRMPKVQEVVREFFGKEPRKDVNPDEAVAIGAAIQAGVLKGEVKDVLLLDVTPLSLGIETLGGVMTKLIPKNTTIPTKATQVFSTAEDNQTAVTIHVLQGEREMARDNKSLGQFNLTDIPPAPRGMPQIEVTFDIDANGILHVSAKDKATGKENKIKIQASSGLTEEEIQRMIKDAEAHAEEDRRARELVEARNQCDALIHTAKKSLVEHGDKVGAEEKSKIEAAIKAAEAALKSDDKAEIEAKTRALAEASHKLAEKMYAQGASASGASGPKREPEGKPAEEGNVVDAEFEEVKDKKKSA, from the coding sequence ATGGCAAGGATCATCGGCATCGACCTGGGCACGACCAATTCCTGTGTGGCCGTGATGGAAAACGGCCAGCCGAAGGTGATCGAGAACTCCGAAGGCGCCCGCACCACGCCGTCGATCGTCGCCTACATGGAGGACGGCGAAGTACTGGTCGGTGCGCCGGCGAAGCGGCAAGCGGTCACCAACGCGAAGAACACGCTCTACGCCGTGAAGCGACTGATCGGCCGCCGCTTCAACGACAAGGAAGTCCAGAAGGCGATCAAGCACGTCCCTTACAAGATCGTCGAGGCCCCGAACGGGGACGCGTGGATCGAGGTACGCGGCAAGAAGATGGCTCCGCCGGAAGTGTCCGCGCAAGTGCTCATCAAGATGAAGAAGACCGCCGAAGACTACCTCGGCGAGCCTGTCACCGAGGCGGTGATCACTGTGCCCGCCTATTTCAACGATTCGCAGCGCCAGGCGACCAAGGACGCCGGCCGCATTGCAGGTCTGGAGGTCAAGCGCATCATCAACGAGCCGACCGCCGCGGCGCTTGCCTTCGGCATGGACAAGAAAAAGGGCAACCGCAAGATCGCGGTCTACGACCTGGGCGGGGGTACATTCGACATCTCCATCATCGAGATCGCGGAGGTGGAAGGCGAGCACCAGTTCGAGGTGCTGTCCACCAACGGCGACACCTTCCTGGGCGGCGAGGATTTCGACCAGCGCCTGATCGACTATCTGGCCGATGAGTTCAAGAAGGAGCAGGGAATCGATCTGCGCAACGACGTGCTGGCGCTGCAGCGCCTGAAGGAGGCGGCCGAGAAGGCCAAGATCGAGTTGTCTTCGAGCCAGCAGACCGAGGTCAACCTGCCCTACATCACGGCGGACGCAAGCGGACCGAAGCACTTGGCGGTGAAGATCACGCGCGCGAAGTTCGAAAGCCTGGTCGAGGACCTGATTCAGAAGACCATCGAACCGTGCCGCGTCGCGATCAAGGACGCCGGGGTGAAGACCTCGGACATCGACGACGTGATTCTGGTCGGCGGTCAGACGCGCATGCCGAAAGTGCAGGAGGTCGTGCGCGAGTTCTTCGGCAAGGAACCGCGCAAGGACGTCAACCCGGACGAGGCGGTTGCCATCGGCGCCGCGATCCAGGCCGGCGTGCTCAAGGGCGAGGTGAAGGACGTGCTGCTGCTCGACGTGACACCGTTGTCGCTCGGCATCGAGACGTTGGGCGGGGTGATGACCAAGCTCATCCCAAAGAACACCACGATCCCGACCAAGGCTACGCAGGTGTTCTCGACCGCCGAGGACAACCAGACCGCGGTGACGATCCATGTGCTGCAGGGCGAGCGCGAAATGGCGCGCGACAACAAGTCGCTCGGCCAGTTCAACCTGACCGACATTCCGCCGGCGCCGCGCGGCATGCCGCAGATCGAAGTGACGTTCGACATCGACGCGAACGGCATCCTGCACGTCTCGGCCAAGGACAAGGCCACCGGCAAGGAGAACAAGATCAAGATCCAGGCGAGTTCCGGGCTCACTGAGGAAGAGATCCAGCGTATGATCAAGGACGCGGAAGCCCACGCCGAGGAAGACCGGCGCGCACGGGAACTGGTCGAAGCGCGCAATCAGTGCGACGCGCTGATCCACACCGCGAAGAAGTCGCTCGTCGAGCACGGCGACAAGGTCGGTGCGGAAGAAAAGTCGAAGATCGAAGCGGCGATCAAGGCGGCGGAGGCTGCGCTGAAGAGCGACGACAAGGCCGAGATCGAGGCCAAGACCCGGGCGCTGGCCGAAGCTTCGCACAAGCTGGCCGAGAAGATGTACGCGCAGGGCGCGTCGGCGTCCGGCGCATCCGGGCCGAAGCGCGAGCCGGAAGGCAAGCCGGCCGAGGAGGGCAACGTCGTGGACGCGGAGTTCGAGGAAGTCAAGGACAAGAAGAAGTCCGCCTGA
- the fur gene encoding ferric iron uptake transcriptional regulator, with protein sequence MSTPQDLKSIGLKATLPRLKILNLFETSKERHLTAEDVYKVLLGEGMEIGLATIYRVLTQFEQAGLLTRHHFESGKAVFELNQGGHHDHLVCVLCGHVEEFFDAEIERRQIKIAKERGFNIQEHSLQIYAECIRPNCPNKPKA encoded by the coding sequence ATGAGCACTCCGCAAGATCTGAAGAGCATCGGACTGAAAGCCACGCTGCCGCGACTGAAGATCCTGAACCTGTTCGAGACGAGCAAGGAGCGGCACCTGACCGCCGAGGACGTCTACAAGGTGCTGCTCGGCGAAGGCATGGAAATCGGTCTCGCGACCATCTATCGCGTGCTCACGCAGTTCGAGCAAGCGGGATTGCTCACGCGTCATCACTTCGAAAGCGGCAAGGCGGTCTTCGAGCTCAATCAAGGCGGCCATCACGATCATCTGGTGTGCGTGCTCTGCGGCCACGTCGAGGAGTTCTTCGACGCCGAAATCGAGCGCCGGCAGATCAAGATCGCCAAGGAGCGGGGCTTCAACATCCAGGAGCACTCGCTGCAGATCTACGCCGAGTGCATCCGACCCAACTGCCCCAACAAGCCGAAGGCGTGA
- a CDS encoding NAD kinase, translating into MSQFQQVALIGKYKSPEIAEPLLKLAAFLEQRGVHVMLDPLTAAHIGRNRYEVLPLEQIGQRAELAIVIGGDGTMLNIARTLAPYDVALVGVNQGRLGFLTDLSIETMFESLGSMLAGKFITERRMLLQSEVVSGSQTTQRVLAFNDVAVNKGAEGSLIEIEVRIDGCFVYNLRSDGLIVASPTGSTAYALSSGGPILHPSLNLIALVPVSPHTLSNRPIVVGPDAAVEITVHKGADARVHFDSHSHFELKERDKVIVRRCPHPIRLLHPPDHDYYHMLREKLHWSETL; encoded by the coding sequence ATGAGCCAGTTTCAGCAGGTCGCCCTGATTGGCAAGTACAAGAGCCCGGAGATCGCCGAGCCGCTGCTCAAGCTCGCCGCCTTTCTCGAGCAGCGGGGCGTGCACGTGATGCTGGACCCGCTCACCGCCGCGCATATCGGCAGAAACCGATACGAAGTGCTCCCCCTCGAGCAGATCGGGCAGCGCGCCGAACTGGCGATCGTCATCGGCGGCGACGGCACCATGCTCAACATCGCGCGCACGCTCGCGCCCTACGACGTGGCGCTGGTGGGGGTGAACCAGGGCAGGCTGGGATTCCTGACCGACTTGTCGATCGAGACCATGTTCGAAAGCCTCGGCTCGATGCTCGCGGGCAAGTTCATCACCGAGCGGCGCATGCTGCTCCAGTCGGAAGTGGTGAGCGGGTCGCAGACGACCCAGCGGGTGCTTGCGTTCAACGACGTCGCGGTGAACAAGGGCGCGGAAGGCAGTCTGATCGAAATCGAGGTTCGCATCGACGGCTGCTTCGTCTACAACCTGAGGTCCGACGGCCTGATCGTGGCCAGTCCGACCGGCTCGACCGCCTACGCGCTGTCCTCCGGCGGCCCCATCCTGCACCCGAGCCTGAACCTGATCGCGCTGGTGCCCGTCTCTCCCCACACGCTGTCCAACCGGCCGATCGTCGTCGGCCCGGATGCCGCGGTCGAAATCACCGTGCACAAGGGGGCGGATGCCCGCGTGCATTTCGACAGTCATTCCCACTTCGAACTGAAGGAGCGCGACAAGGTCATCGTGCGCCGCTGTCCGCATCCGATCCGGCTGCTGCACCCGCCGGACCATGACTACTACCACATGCTGCGCGAGAAACTGCACTGGTCCGAGACCCTGTGA
- a CDS encoding DUF922 domain-containing protein: MQTRLITAILAVLLQPLTAQSEPLLREQAGYYYIDGSSAVVLSEQINQKGPLGQDGKRHPSRTRWEVQWKFRHKMQDGVCRLEEVAVAVTVSSVRPRWRGEIRAARQLRERWRRFVDAVERYHDFHKEQALRAGREIETVLRGAAPAKTCEALTEEANRIGEALLNKYLKVTEAYDRKTEYGRKQGATLI; the protein is encoded by the coding sequence ATGCAGACCCGACTGATCACCGCCATTCTGGCAGTGCTCTTGCAACCGCTGACCGCGCAAAGCGAGCCGCTGCTGCGCGAGCAGGCCGGCTATTACTACATCGACGGAAGCTCCGCCGTGGTCCTGAGCGAGCAGATCAACCAGAAAGGACCGCTCGGTCAGGATGGCAAACGCCACCCGAGCCGCACCCGCTGGGAGGTGCAATGGAAATTCCGCCACAAGATGCAGGATGGCGTGTGCAGGCTGGAGGAGGTTGCTGTGGCGGTCACGGTGAGCAGCGTGCGTCCGCGCTGGCGAGGGGAAATACGCGCTGCCCGCCAGTTGCGCGAACGCTGGAGGCGGTTCGTGGATGCGGTCGAGCGTTACCACGATTTCCACAAGGAACAGGCCCTTCGGGCCGGTCGCGAGATCGAGACGGTCTTGCGAGGCGCAGCGCCAGCCAAGACCTGCGAAGCGCTGACCGAGGAAGCCAATCGGATCGGCGAGGCGCTCCTGAACAAGTACCTGAAAGTGACCGAAGCGTACGACCGCAAGACCGAATACGGCCGCAAGCAGGGCGCTACTCTGATCTAG
- the hrcA gene encoding heat-inducible transcriptional repressor HrcA translates to MLSERARILLKTLVERYIAEGQPVGSRALARFSGLDLSPATIRNIMADLEDMGFIASPHTSAGRVPTPRGYRYFIDTLLTVKPLDQVEIHQLEEQLQADNTQRLVVSASHLLSDLTKFAGVVMTPRRRSAAFRHIEFLNLSDRRILLIIVTPEGDVQNRIIATDRAYSSSELTEAANLLNQNYAGLTFEEIRPRLQQELKELRENMVQLMTRALEIGTEAASRSDDAYVLSGEGNLLQVQDLSSNMQSLRKLFELFEQKTSLLQLLDLSTRAQGVQIFIGGESGLVPLDDCSIVTAPYEADGQVVGTLGVIGPTRMAYERVIPIVDITARLLSSALSQH, encoded by the coding sequence ATGTTGAGCGAACGCGCCAGAATCCTGCTCAAGACCCTGGTCGAGCGTTACATCGCCGAGGGCCAGCCCGTCGGATCGCGGGCCCTGGCCAGGTTCTCGGGACTGGACCTGAGCCCGGCCACTATCCGCAACATCATGGCCGACCTGGAAGACATGGGCTTCATCGCCAGCCCGCACACTTCCGCCGGTCGGGTGCCGACCCCGCGTGGCTATCGCTACTTCATCGACACGCTGCTCACGGTCAAGCCCCTCGATCAGGTGGAGATCCACCAGCTGGAAGAACAGCTCCAGGCCGACAACACGCAGCGCCTGGTGGTCTCCGCCTCCCATCTGCTGTCGGATTTGACCAAGTTTGCCGGCGTGGTGATGACGCCGCGCAGGCGCTCCGCGGCCTTCCGCCACATCGAGTTCCTGAATCTGTCCGACCGCCGCATCCTGCTGATCATCGTGACTCCGGAAGGCGACGTGCAGAATCGCATCATCGCCACCGATCGGGCTTACTCTTCGTCGGAACTGACCGAGGCGGCAAACCTCCTCAACCAGAACTACGCCGGCTTGACCTTCGAGGAGATCAGGCCGCGCCTGCAGCAGGAGCTCAAGGAGCTGCGCGAGAACATGGTGCAGCTGATGACGCGCGCGCTGGAAATCGGCACCGAGGCGGCCAGCCGCTCGGACGACGCCTATGTGCTGTCCGGCGAGGGCAACCTGCTGCAGGTGCAGGATCTGTCGTCGAACATGCAGAGCCTGCGCAAGCTCTTCGAGTTGTTCGAACAGAAGACCAGTCTGCTGCAACTGCTCGATCTGAGCACCCGCGCCCAGGGCGTGCAGATCTTCATCGGTGGCGAATCCGGCCTAGTGCCGCTGGACGACTGCAGCATCGTGACCGCACCCTACGAAGCCGACGGGCAGGTCGTCGGCACCCTCGGGGTGATCGGCCCCACGCGCATGGCCTATGAGCGTGTGATCCCGATCGTCGACATCACTGCGCGGCTCCTGTCCAGCGCGCTGTCACAGCATTGA
- the recN gene encoding DNA repair protein RecN, whose amino-acid sequence MLRSLTIRDFVIVERLDLEFGRGFTVLTGETGAGKSILIEALAAVLGERAESGLVREGCEKAEVAAEFTIERNAALRGYLEENDLAQDGLCLLRRVIDSGGRSRAYVNGRPATVQQLKDIGEYLVDIHGQHAHQSLLRPVQQRELLDRYAGATALAVEVADAWRAWQSAKQARQSAESDAAGAAREREQLEWQVGELSALNFRPEEWDELNQEHRRLAHAASLIEGAESALQALSEDEVSALASIAGAQSRLKALLQYDQTLKEVLEGVAGAQIQLQEAVYALRRYQQRLELDPRRLREVESRIEAIHAAARKYRTAPQDLPQMLQRASDRLRELDTRLNPDAAARREAQLKSTYLAAAGRLGAVRARAADELSDKVSEAMQRLAMKGGRFEIALTPLEEGAAYGTEEVEFLVAAHPGVAPRPLAKVASGGELSRISLAIQTVTSQVARVPTLVFDEVDVGIGGGVAEIVGRMLKALGRSHQVMCVTHLPQVAAAADHQWRVAKRAVPGGVASSVTVLDAPARVEEIARMLGGVKITETTRRHAEEMLGMKA is encoded by the coding sequence ATGCTGCGCAGCCTCACCATCCGCGACTTCGTCATCGTCGAACGGCTGGACCTGGAGTTCGGCAGGGGGTTCACCGTGCTCACTGGCGAGACTGGCGCCGGCAAGTCGATCCTGATCGAGGCGCTGGCAGCCGTGCTCGGCGAGCGCGCCGAAAGCGGCCTGGTGCGCGAGGGGTGCGAAAAGGCCGAAGTGGCCGCCGAGTTCACGATCGAACGCAACGCTGCCCTGCGCGGCTACCTGGAGGAAAACGATTTGGCGCAGGATGGGCTGTGCCTGCTGCGCAGGGTGATCGACAGCGGCGGACGCTCGCGTGCGTATGTGAACGGCCGCCCCGCCACTGTCCAGCAACTGAAGGATATCGGCGAATACCTGGTCGACATCCACGGTCAGCACGCCCACCAGTCGCTGTTGCGGCCCGTGCAGCAGCGCGAGCTGCTCGATCGGTACGCGGGTGCGACGGCGCTCGCCGTGGAAGTGGCCGATGCCTGGCGTGCCTGGCAGTCGGCGAAACAGGCGCGCCAGTCGGCGGAGAGCGACGCCGCGGGCGCAGCGCGCGAGCGCGAACAGCTCGAGTGGCAGGTCGGGGAGCTCTCCGCGCTCAATTTCCGGCCCGAGGAATGGGACGAGCTGAATCAGGAGCACCGCCGGCTCGCGCACGCCGCCAGCCTGATCGAGGGCGCGGAATCCGCGTTGCAGGCATTGTCCGAGGATGAGGTGTCGGCGCTGGCGTCCATCGCGGGCGCGCAGAGCCGGCTGAAGGCGCTGCTGCAATACGATCAGACATTGAAGGAGGTGCTGGAGGGCGTGGCCGGCGCGCAGATCCAGCTCCAGGAGGCGGTCTACGCGCTGCGCCGCTATCAGCAGCGGCTGGAACTCGACCCGCGGCGCCTGCGCGAAGTCGAATCCCGGATCGAGGCGATTCACGCGGCGGCGCGCAAGTACCGCACGGCGCCTCAAGACCTTCCGCAAATGCTGCAGCGAGCCTCCGACCGCCTGCGCGAACTCGACACGCGTCTGAACCCGGACGCGGCCGCACGGCGCGAAGCGCAGCTGAAGAGCACCTATCTCGCGGCCGCCGGGCGGCTCGGTGCGGTGCGGGCCCGTGCCGCGGACGAGCTGTCGGACAAGGTCAGCGAAGCGATGCAGCGACTGGCGATGAAGGGGGGCAGGTTCGAGATCGCCCTGACGCCGCTGGAGGAGGGCGCGGCCTACGGGACCGAAGAGGTTGAATTCCTGGTCGCTGCGCACCCCGGCGTTGCGCCGCGCCCGCTTGCCAAGGTCGCTTCAGGCGGCGAGCTGTCGCGGATCTCGCTGGCGATCCAGACCGTGACCAGCCAGGTTGCACGGGTTCCCACGCTGGTCTTCGACGAAGTCGACGTCGGCATCGGCGGAGGGGTGGCGGAGATCGTGGGGCGCATGCTCAAGGCGCTCGGACGCAGCCATCAGGTCATGTGCGTCACGCACCTGCCGCAAGTGGCCGCCGCGGCCGATCATCAGTGGCGGGTTGCAAAGCGCGCGGTACCCGGGGGCGTGGCGAGCAGCGTCACGGTGCTGGACGCGCCCGCCCGCGTGGAAGAGATCGCCCGCATGCTGGGCGGGGTCAAGATCACCGAGACTACGCGCAGGCACGCCGAGGAGATGCTGGGAATGAAGGCGTAA